In one window of Anaerolineales bacterium DNA:
- a CDS encoding GNAT family N-acetyltransferase: MGTALVTALLAKSHSQGVDQVSLSVEKENPALRLYTRLGFVVSCDSGGAYTRVAPAGLS; the protein is encoded by the coding sequence GTGGGAACGGCGCTGGTGACAGCGCTCCTGGCGAAGTCCCACTCGCAAGGCGTGGACCAAGTAAGCCTGAGCGTCGAGAAGGAGAATCCGGCACTTCGGCTGTATACGCGCCTGGGATTCGTCGTTTCTTGTGACAGCGGCGGCGCCTATACTAGGGTGGCCCCGGCGGGCCTGAGCTGA
- a CDS encoding YbaK/EbsC family protein encodes MERSLSPNAQRVQEALRVGGLTCRVQELPASTRTAQEAAQAVGCRVGQIAKSLIFRGKDSGRPYLVITSGANRVNETRLATLVSEPVEKPDAAFVRQATGFPIGGVPPVGHAHPIETFVDEDFLGYDQIWAAAGTPNSVFELTPEDLIRVTAGTVVSVV; translated from the coding sequence TTGGAGAGATCGCTGAGCCCCAATGCCCAACGTGTGCAGGAAGCCCTGCGTGTCGGCGGCCTGACCTGCCGCGTGCAGGAGCTGCCGGCGAGTACGCGTACCGCACAGGAGGCTGCCCAGGCGGTCGGATGCCGGGTGGGGCAGATCGCCAAGTCCCTGATCTTCCGAGGCAAGGACAGCGGCAGACCGTACCTGGTGATCACCAGCGGCGCCAATCGGGTAAACGAGACCCGGCTGGCAACCCTGGTTTCCGAGCCGGTGGAAAAACCTGACGCGGCCTTTGTGCGCCAGGCCACTGGGTTCCCTATCGGTGGCGTTCCACCTGTCGGACACGCCCACCCGATCGAGACGTTCGTTGACGAGGACTTCTTGGGGTATGACCAGATCTGGGCAGCAGCCGGAACGCCCAACTCGGTCTTCGAGTTGACTCCCGAAGATTTGATCCGGGTCACTGCTGGGACGGTGGTTTCTGTAGTGTAA